The genomic segment CCCTGAAATAGTTTAGGGCGGCTGCACAGTTCTGATTCGAAGCGAATCAGCCCCAATCAAAATGGGCAAATGGATACCGCGCTTTTCGCGCGTAAACCTATTGACTTCCATTTTGGTTTCTGATATTCTTTCTCCAGTAAGGACCGAGCAGGTTCGCCTGCAACGCGGCGGATCGAACGCCTCTCGCACAGGCTCGCGGCGGGACTTCTGGGAGGAAAGTTGTGAGAAAGAACGCTTCGATTCTGGCATTGGTGTCCGTTCTGACCTGTATCGTGCTAGTCAATTCGGCGACGGCTGCATCGATCAGCTTCTCGGACAAGGTCGAGTTCGTCACGGATCTGCCGCCGAACAACATGGCACAGATTTCGCTTCCGTCTTTTGACACGCAAGGCGGAACCCTCACGCTCAACAGCGTCTTGGTCGAGATCTTCCATCAGGGTTCGGTCCAGATGGCGGCGGACAATGATGACCCGTTCCGACCGGCGGTGGTTCGCGGCCGCATGTTCCGCACGTTCACGGCGACCGGTCCGGGCGTCGTTGCGGGCGGGAACAACGTCACTTCGACTCCTTTCGTGAATCTGGATCCGGATAACGGCGACTTGGTGATCTTCGATCCCACGGGTCCGGATGGCGTCAATTTTGGTGTGCTCGCCTACGGCCCGCTCCTCGCGCATTCATCGAATCCGGCGACCGCGCTCTATGCGACGCCGGTGCCCGGGCTGGTGAACTTCGACATCGAAGCGACGCTGATGAGTCAGGATCTCCAGTTCCAAGGTCAGGCGCCCGATGCCTGGACGCTCGAAGTGGAGAATCCCCGGTTGTCGGTGACCGTGAAGGTCACTTACGACTACGTTCCGGAGCCTTCGACCCTCTCGCTTCTCGGACTGGGTTTGGTTGGTCTGGTGCGACGCAGCCGACGCTGATCGCGTCCGCGAATACCAGTTTGTTTTCAAAGGACCGTCCCGCCCGGGGCGGTCCTTTTTTATTTCGGCGCCGATCTTTTCGTCGCGATCCGGACGATGCGTCCGGTGAAGCGCTCCCACGTTATTCAGCATGCCGTCTTTTTGGGGCCGTCCGGATTTCTGTGGTCAAATTTTCAAGTTTGTGACGAATCAACCCCAAATTCCATTGACAGATGAAATTCCTGGTGAATAGTATCGAGTAGCAACTCTTCCTGTGGGGGGGCGGGTCTCGCACGCCGGACAGGTCAAGAGGGGGATTACACAACGGGGCATGACGGCCGTCCATCGGCTCGTCGACTTACGAAGACAGGGGGAAGTATGAACCGCAGAATTGCTTTTGTATTGGGCATCGGCCTGCTGTGGGGCGGCGTCGGCAGCGCGCAGGCCGACACGATCATGCACATGGGATCGGCGCACTTCGTCAGCGATCTGGAACCGGTGGCACAGATTGATATCCCGAGCTTTGACAACCAGGGTGGAACCTTGACGCTGATCAGCGTGCTGGTGGAGATCTTCCACAGCGCGTCGGTTGAGATGTCCGCGGATAACGATGATCCGTTTCAGGGTGCCACGGTGCGCGGTCGCCTGACGCGCATCTGGTCGTTGACCGGTCCGGGCGTGGTGTCGGGCGGGAACTTCCTGGCGTTCACTCCGTTTGTCAATCTCGCGCCCGACGACAACGACGGCGGCAGCCCGCTGATCTTCGACCGGACTCCGCCGGATGGTATTGACTTCGGCACATTCGGCTATGGGCTGACGCTGGCCAGTTCGCACAATCCCGCAGTCGGCTTGTACAGCACGAACGGTCCGAACCTCTTGAGTTTCCTTGCTAGCCCGGATCTGATGTCGCAGGATTTGCAGTTCCAGGGCAATGCCCCGGACGCCTGGCAGCTGGAAGTTCAGAATCCGCAGCTGGATGTGAAAGTCAAGGTCACATACGAGTACATCCCGGAGCCGTCGACCTTGAGCCTACTCGGATTGGGTGGCATCGCCTTCCTTCGACGCCGACGAGCGCGCGGAGCGGATGGTACTCCGTGAGTCGGATCAGCCCCGGAAGACTGCCCCCGGCCGGTGCAATCGATTGAGCTCGAATCAGGCCGTGTCCGCGCTTTCTGTTGAAGCGAGGCACGGCCTTTTTTTGGTATTCACTTCGCCCGGGGGATTGAGTAGCCAACCCCAGTACGTTATAATGGCAGTCACGGGAGGCCTCTGGTTCAGTGCCGGAGGAAGGGTAGTGGGGCGTGCGAGCCGACACAAAGCCTGTTCGCATAGCTGCAAGATTGTGCCTGATTCGTGCAGCCCTTCTCTTTGGAGGGCTTGTTGGTGTCGGCGTGGCACACGCGCAGGCGCCGGGCGAGCTGTTCGTCGATGCGAATGCCTCCGGCTTGCAGGACGGCTCAAGCTGGGTGAATGCGTTTAAGGATCTCAATTCGGCGTTGGCACTGGCTGGGCCGGGTTCGCAGATCCTGGTCGCCGGCGGCACGTACAAGCCTGACGGGGGGAGCGGGAATCGTTCGGCGACGTTTGTCATTCCTGACGGCGTTGCCGTGACCGGGGGGTACGCCGGCAACGCCGGGGTCGATCCGTTTGATCGCGATCCGATGGATTATGTCACCACGCTAAGCGGCGACATCGGCGTCCTGGGGGACTTAACGGATAACTCGTATCACGTCGTGACCGTTTCGGCCGGCGGGTCGCTGCGGGAATTAGACGGTTTGGTGATTGCCGGAGGCAACGCGAACGGAGTGTTTCCCGACGACGTCGGCAGCGCGATCCGGTGCCTGGGCCCGGCGGTGTTTCGAAACTGCCTGATTCGTGACAGTCGCGGCGATAATGGCGGGGCGATTTCCATTCCACTGGGAGTGAATCCGGCGTTTGAGAATTGCACGTTCAACGGCAACACGACCTTCGGCACCGGTGGCGCCGTGACCTTAAGCGGTGGCGGCGCGACGTTCACGGGCTGTGTCTTCGCGAACAACATAGCGGATTTTTCGGGCGGGGCGATCGGCGGTTCGAACAGCTCCTTTACGTTGACCGATTGCACGTTCCTCGACAACTTCGCGGGGTTCTTCGGCGGCGCGGTGTATCACTTCTTCGGGTCGCCGCTGGTGACCAACTGCGTGTTTCAGGACAACGTGCAGTTGAATGACACGGTCCTCGGCAACGACGGCGGCGGGGCTTACTACAATGACCGGGGCAGTTCGGTGATTCGCCGGTGCCGCTTTTTCGACAATCTTGCCGCGGACGACGGAGGAGCGCTCTATGCGACCCAAGGCGTTACCACGGTCGAAGGGTGTCGATTCATCAATAATCTCGCGGGGGATTACGGCGGAGCGATTCACAATCATCTGGGAAACCTGATTGTTCGAGATAGCGCTCTGGTCGCCAACACAGGCTTTGACCGCGGCGGCGGGATCTCCAATTCCAGCGCGTCGCTCACGGTCGAGGGCTGCACGATCGTCAGCAACCGGTGTTTCGTGAGCGGCGGCGCGGGCATTCATCAGCAGAACGGCGCGGGATTGATCCAGGGTGATATCCTCTGGTACAACCGCGATTTGAATGGTCAATCTGAAGCAGCACAGCTTAAGGTCGTCGGCCCGCTTCCGACCGTACGTTTCAACTGCATGCAGGGCTGGACCGGGCTGCTCGGCGGCATCGGCAACTTCAGTGGCAATCCGGACTTTGTCAATCTCAACGGCCCGGATGGCACCGGCGGGACTGCTGACGATTGCGTGGAGATTTCAGTCGCGTCGCCCTGCATCAACGCCGGTGATCCGATTTTTCTGCCTGCTCCCGAGTCGATGGAGATTGACGGCCAGCCTCGAGTTATGGGCTGCCGCGTCGATGTCGGCGCCGACGAGTTTCTCGTGGGGGATCCGGGCAGTGGTGATATGAACGGCGACGGCCGGGTCGATGGGAAGGACATTCAACCGTTCGTCAGTGCGTTTCTGGGGATGGGGCCGGCGGCGTGGTATTGCGTGGCGGATCTGGATACGTCGGGGATATTGGATTCGACGGATGTGGCGTTGATGGTCGACCTGCTCCTGACCCTGGAGCGGTCGGTACCGTCGCCGCTGAAGTCTTATTGATCGGCACGCGTTTCGTGGTGGTCCACGCATCGGAAACAAACGGCAAATAGATCCAGCCTGCGATCATCGTGCCAACCACGGC from the Planctomycetia bacterium genome contains:
- a CDS encoding choice-of-anchor E domain-containing protein, producing MNRRIAFVLGIGLLWGGVGSAQADTIMHMGSAHFVSDLEPVAQIDIPSFDNQGGTLTLISVLVEIFHSASVEMSADNDDPFQGATVRGRLTRIWSLTGPGVVSGGNFLAFTPFVNLAPDDNDGGSPLIFDRTPPDGIDFGTFGYGLTLASSHNPAVGLYSTNGPNLLSFLASPDLMSQDLQFQGNAPDAWQLEVQNPQLDVKVKVTYEYIPEPSTLSLLGLGGIAFLRRRRARGADGTP
- a CDS encoding choice-of-anchor E domain-containing protein, with protein sequence MRKNASILALVSVLTCIVLVNSATAASISFSDKVEFVTDLPPNNMAQISLPSFDTQGGTLTLNSVLVEIFHQGSVQMAADNDDPFRPAVVRGRMFRTFTATGPGVVAGGNNVTSTPFVNLDPDNGDLVIFDPTGPDGVNFGVLAYGPLLAHSSNPATALYATPVPGLVNFDIEATLMSQDLQFQGQAPDAWTLEVENPRLSVTVKVTYDYVPEPSTLSLLGLGLVGLVRRSRR